The Pseudomonas fluorescens genome segment CGCCAACTGGATCTGGGTCACCAGCACCGGTGGATTCACCGGCTCCAGGGTCAGCGCGTAATGCGCCCAAGAGCGCGGCAGCTCATCGAGTTTCAACCCGGCGTTGAAGATCCGTAAGTCATCGGGGCTGACGAAGGTCACCAGGATGTCGGTGTCCTGGCCCAGCGACTGGCGCAACACTTCATCCACCGCTTTCAACACCGCTGCCTTGCGCGGCGTTACCGGCAGCACTTCCATGCCCAGCGGTTTGTCATTCAGCGTCACCACAAAACGCGTGCCGCCCATGCTGCGCAATTGGTCGAGCACCAGCGGCCGATAAGCCACCGGCAACGAGCGGAAATAACTGACGCTGGCCGTCATCGAATGGGCAAGGCTGCGGGCGCTGGTGACCAGGCCTTCGAGCTGGGTCGCACGCAATTGGGACACCCAGATCACGCTGGACAGCGTCTGGGCGAACAACACCGCGAGCAACGTCAGCAGCAACATCCGGCCGAGCAGCGAACGCGGCATCGGCACTTTGCGCGCGGTGGTGCGCAGGAACTCAGTGACCATTGCCGGCAACCACATTGGCTGCCAGCTGGTAGCCGCTGCCGCGCACGGTGCGGATCAGTCGCGGCGGTTTTTCGGTGTCGCGCAGACGCTGACGCAAGCGGCTGACGGCCATGTCAACGATGCGATCAAGGGGCATCAGGTCGCGGCCACGGGTGGCGTTGCCGATGGTGTCGCGGTCGAGGATTTCCTGAGGGTGATCGAGGAACAGCTTCAACAGGGCGAAGTCGGCGCCGGACAGAATCACTTCCTCGCCGTCGGTGTGAAACAGCCGATGGCTGACCATGTCCAGCCGCCATTCATCGAACGCCAACACTTCGCTGCCGCTGCGTTCCTGGCCGAACTGGGCGCGGCGCAGCAGGGCCTTGATCCGGGCTTGCAGTTCGCGGGGGCTGAAAGGTTTGCCG includes the following:
- a CDS encoding response regulator, whose translation is MSSVNKSILLVDDDQEIRELLETYLTRAGFQVRATADGASFRQALNEAPSDLVILDVMLPDEDGFSLCRWVRQHPRQAQVPIIMLTASSDEADRVIGLELGADDYLGKPFSPRELQARIKALLRRAQFGQERSGSEVLAFDEWRLDMVSHRLFHTDGEEVILSGADFALLKLFLDHPQEILDRDTIGNATRGRDLMPLDRIVDMAVSRLRQRLRDTEKPPRLIRTVRGSGYQLAANVVAGNGH